The Ooceraea biroi isolate clonal line C1 chromosome 3, Obir_v5.4, whole genome shotgun sequence genome contains the following window.
CTCGAATTTTTCGAAGAGCCTTAAATATTTGAACGCGTAAGGTTTACGTGAACAGCACCTCTTGTACTTTACTTTCAGGTATTATTGCGGAAGAGGTGCTCTATGCATGCGATGAGAATACCATAGCTGCGGCCGGCGGATCCGCCGCCGGCGGTGAACTGGGACTAGCTAATCCTGCCGTGCATTTCTTTAGGTAAATGAAATCTTGCAGCACGGATGGTGAGAATCTTGCGTGTCCCTCACAGCGAAGTAAATCTTTCGGGATTACGTTTTCCGTTACAGTCCGTCCAATTTTTGCTTCTCAGGGGTTTGCGCCATCGGAATTTGTCGGCCATTAGGCACGCAACGCAGAGGGGACTGCATCAGTTGCAGCAGCTTCACGGTGGGCACGGTCCCGATCACGGTAATCAGATAAAGGCCAAGGGTTCACCGCTGATGATTCAGGGCTTCAGGAGTAACCCGAAGGACCCCGAGAGTcacattttgtttttcgatATAGAAGCGCTGATAGGTAATGCAGCTTCTCGCATCTTTCGTGCGATTTCGTGTGATTTATTGTAGAGATGGTTgaagttttatttatctcaCGGTAATCTGTAACaatgatgtaattaatttttctgttgCAGTACAATTGCTCAGCGATGAGTACGGTGCGATGTCACCCGGTTCCTTAGAAGCACAGGGCCTGATTTCCGCCGCCGAGTACCAGAAAGTTGCAGCGCTCACTCAGTCCGCCAGTCCTGACGCGCACAAGAAGATTGTTGGTAAGCGTACCTTTgtttatgcaaattattaaattaagaacGAAGTATATCGTATCTGAAAATGTACATTTATGGTTAAGAGGATCACATTTTTTCACAGTTCCACGTGgctaagaattaatattaaaaatatctttattaatgtATCCTCCTTTATAGACTTTTTCGGTCGCGTCAAGGATAAGGCAGGCGATGTTGAACGAATATTGAAGGAGAAGGATCGTCACGGTACCGTGTTTTATTACTGTTATctgttttgcaatttttttgcaatttcgaAATTCAATCACCAGAGTCCGATAATGTTTGATACAGGCTGTAACTTTGTATATCGATATTTCCgcgcttttctttttcttagaaTACTGAAAatgtgttattaataatattattaatgatcaCTTGAAATTTTTCGTTCCCGAAATATATTAGTTTTCTTTGTTTGGTAATTACACTTCATGGAAATATGCAGCAGTTTCCTTTTTCCTAGCGGTCTtgaaaacagttttatttcttatatttacaattttaaatcCTCGACATGAGTTTGAGTTCTTTAATCtacagatttttaaatatatgttctCGGAGAGACGTATCTCTCTTATAATTCAATTCGGTGAATTGCTTCAGATTTCTTTTAGGTTCGAGTGttaaactttcttttataCACTTCTTCGATTAGTCACCTGGTAGCTGTTTTGTTACAATTGATTTTCTCGATTATCATGCTATCTAAAAGCAAATTTCTTTCTGTAGGTATATTGGCTAAAATGAAGGAGGGTGCGGAGAATGTGCACACTAAATTACAGGCTAAAGCAGAAAGCGTCGGCCTCAAGCCGTCGACATTTGACGGCAAAGGTTAGACATCGTGTCTTAGACCACGACAAATTTCTGTTTACAGTCACGGTGTGTCTCGCACGGACTTACCTTGTATTTTAGATTTTCCTCACTTACACTTTACGATTTTCACTCATCAATCGATAGAAGTCACGTTCAGCTTCTTCAAGATACTAAACGACCTCATACCCACTGTTTTGCGTAGATTATGTTGTTAACAATTCCATTATAGGATCATAAGTCACAAGTTACAGTCGTAATTATAGATACTAAGAGGCTCGCATAGTCAATAGttatcgaataaaaatatgaatatcgTTTACGTTTTAATTACTCTAGATGCACGCTTGAGAGTTTTCAAATTAGCATTTAATGTAACGCTTTCGCAGAATTATCACCGCTtggttttaattttgtaatgtgTATGTAAGATGTGTCTGTTCGGAAATTACACATTAACTGTTACTTACTACTATGTGCGTGTATTTCCAGTTACTCCACCAGAGCAACCGAGAACTGTGTagaaattttgtatttcattttttatttaccaaTTATTTTTAGTGAGTAGGCGTTTACGTTATGCAcctatttttttgtttaaattattattcttcgtCTTACTTTCGTTATAATTGTTTTGACGTTATTTCGATTTGTCGCGACGTTCATGTTTATTCGACCGTTTTACAGGCGAAAACTGGAGTAACAGCGATGCGGCGAAGAACAATTTGAAACGAAACGGTGCGTTTAGCGAACCAAACGCGACGATGGAAGTGGCACAGTTGCTTCTGAGTCTCTTGCACGCTTGGGGCATGGATCCAGACTTGGACCGAGTTTGCGAGGGAAAATTGGGTTTACTGCGGCCTATGGTTCCCGTTTCATTCGGTGTACTGTCCAAAGGAGGTGCGTTCGATTGCGAAAGGATGGCGTAtgttacttaaaaaaaaaatcggTTGTTTCaacttgtttttttaaattaaaaataatattttttaaaatacatatttatattcgcGATACGAAATATTTAGAAAGAGGGGCATTCATGTTGCAGGCTACATGTCATTACTACTACCCACCTGGCAAACGCAGCTTGAACCGGTCGGCGAACCTGCCACACAATTGGAGCAACGCTTACCAGCTGAACTGGTCAGGCAGGAGAGGCTCACTAGAGCTTTCACGGCGAGGGCACATTGGGAATTGTCGACGACTTTAACAAGCAATCATTTGTTGGCGGTGGTCGCTCTGGCGAACACTTTGATGTCAATGAACAACGCGACGTTTGTACCTGAGCAAGAACGAAACCGTAAGATGCACAGGTGAGTCTAAtcgcagaaaataattaaaatgtattatttaataaataaataaatgttacgcCAATACttcgatatttttagaatatttttattatatcggattagtttattaattttactatttatgAACACAGACCGGGCAACAGAGGAGCGATGAGCTGGAATAAAACGGAAGAGGAAAACGAAGAGATGTACACGGTACAGCAAGCGCAGATCAAGCAGGGTTGGTCTCTCTTGGCAACACTGCACTGCGTTTTGTTACCTGACAAGGTCGCGGTGCAGGGTGGCGCGAAGACTTTCAAGCGGCCACAAGTAGAGATGATGGCACGAAGGTGGCAACATCAGTGCGTGGAGGTTCGTTGTCAGATCTCATTTAgaatataatgttatttttatttagaataattatctaatttatttgTGGCGTGTGTCAGGGattgcaaaattatagatttatttCTTCGCCGAATAATATTGAACGATTATCGTTTAATCGGCTAATTCTATTTTTGTGACACTTCGTTCAGTATCCCTCTTCATTTTAGATTCGCGAAGCGGCGCAGGCTCTGCTGCTCGCTGAATTGGGCAGGATGGGCCCGAAGGGGCGCAAAGCGCTTGTCGATAACTGGTCGCAGTATTTACCGATGTACAGTACTCAGGAGCCTATCGCGCCGCAAACGCAGAACCAAAGTTCGGCACCTGGCAGCCCAGTGCCGCCGTCTGAATCGCAACCGGAGGAAGAagatgaggaggaggagctGGCGGAAGGTGAGCCCTTTCTTGAGAAGCACCGAAAAGCGACGAGTTAGTAACGAGCATTTTTCTCAGCAGAGATAAGTATAGCCAGGAAGCCGTCGAGCGTGGCAGAATTAAAGCGAAAGCAGACCACGGCGGTTGTGCTACTGGGCGTGATAGGCGCTGAATTTGGTCAGGATGTAACCACCGCGAATCAGAAGAGGGACAACGAGCAACGGCGGAAGAGCTCGATCGTCGAAGGCTTCGGCATAGGAAATAACAATCTCGCCAGGCACACCAGCATGGCGCTCACGCACTTATTGCACGCGCCTCACTCTCCGAAACTGCCGTTGCACACGGCGCTACGGAGGGCTGCGATTGATCTTATTGGTAGAGGATTCACCGTGTGGGAACCGTACCTCGATGTATCGAAGGTAAGATGAAGGTATTCCAGACTAGTGTTCAGAATaacaatgtaattattattactgaaccgaataaaaaacctaaagattgaaataataatttattaaaactggAACTTGAttgaattattgaattatcgaTGGCGCTTTTTGCCGCAGGTATTGCTGGGTCTGCTGGAAATGTGTTGCGACGCGGACAAATTAGTGCCAAGTCTGACCTACGGCCTTCCCCTTACACCGCAGGCCGACACTTGCCGTACTGCGCGCCACGCCTTGACGCTGATCGCCACCGCCAGACCAGCCGCCTTCATCACGACGATGGCACGTGAGGTAGCCAGGTTCAATACCCTCCAACAGAATGCCCAGACGTTAAATGTCAATTTAGGCACGAGCGTCTTGACTAGAGCAAAACCGGAAATTCTCAGGATCGTCGAACAGCTGATCGACAAGATGCAAAGCGAGATGAGCGATCTTCTTGTGGAGGTATTGAtttcattttttgttttaaacttaattaaaggtaattgttagaaaaagatttaaaaaggataaaaaaataaaacaaaaagatttaaggaTTTAAAAAGATGCAGGAGTATTccatatacataattaataccGTTTGCAGGTCATGGATATCATTCTACATTGCCTCGATCCAGGCCACTTGAAAATGAAACCCTTAAACGAAGTATTCCCGGCAGTGTGTAGATTTAATCAAGTAAGTTGCTACGACTGATTCGATAAGTGTGATTTTCTTACACCTAAAACGTATAAACGTTCATTTGTTTGAAAGGAAAATTAAAGCTTATTCTTTTCTCACCTACAGGTCAGTCACTGTCCGGCAACGCGCAGGATAGCAGTCGGTGGTCGCAATGGCCAGCTGGCGTTGTACGAATTGCGAGGTAACGTCAAATGTCAAACCGTCCCGGCTCATTCTGCACCAGTCACTGCTTTGGCCTTCTCACCGGAAGGAAAGTTCCTCGTCAGTTATTCCTGTTCCGAGAACAAACTCTGTTTCTGGCAAGTGAGTAAACGtgataaaactattttataatagtcagttctttttccctctttcgttattagcatttaattattacactaTTCCttgtaatatttgataaaaatattttcttcatcttaaaaatattttcttttttacattacTGGCTCTTTCGAAATTTCCAGCAAACTAGCAGCGGCATGTTCGGTTTGGGCAACTCGCAGACTCGCTGCGTGAAGTCTTACAGTACCGCGCCTATTAACGACGTGGCCCGGTTAAATCCCATGCGTTTGGCACGGTTGATCTGGATTAACAATCGCACGGTCACCCTGATGCTCGCTGATGGCTCGGAAACGCGTTTCAACGTTTGAATGTCCAGCAAGAATGTCAGCGTGGAGCTGCAGAACGAATTCGCTCGCAAGCGGAAGCAGTTCGCTCGCTCTTTTGCGTTGGCTGCATCGATCGAGCCTGGTTTACACAAACGTCTCTTGGCCGGCGGATTTTCCACGAGAAATAAACTAGTTCAACAGCATTGAAAGTTGAGGAATGTTTTTGCCAATGGATAGAAAAAACCAAATGAttccatatttattatatcaagctTTTAAAAGCATATcaatttagtattattttgaATTACGCAATTAAGTTAGCTGTAAGGGAATTCTGTGTAATCCGGGCTCCAGCGCTAACTTCGTTCGTTCTGTGTGAATCTTTTGATGTTTAGCTGATCGAAGCCGTTGGTGCAAGTCTAGTTAAAATAATTCGCGTCAACCAGGAGCGCCGTCGCCGATTCTGGCGCGCTCGTTGGTACTTAATTGATAATACTAGCACTCTGAACAATTGGGTTTCATTATGCACGTATGGCCGTCCGTTTCTCAAATCTCACCTACGGTGTCTCGTTTTGTTAGACAAATTAAACAGTTGTAAAGGCCGAACAGTCCTGCTGCGAAGACCGTATGTGCGATGGGGACGCGGATTATCGGCAATAGTTTCTACACGGGTTCCGCGTAATCCGAGAGATTGCGCGACGCGAATTTGTTCCTGAGGATTCCCCGGGAGTCGTGCTGCTATCTGTAAGATACATAGATTCGTTGCAATAGAAAGCTCCGCGAGGCGCTTTAGTTTTATCAATGATCGGGTATTTTGTCACACATAGATACTTATACGATAGATAGTAAGGATAGTTTCGatcgaaaaaattattagtcGCTTTTATTGGTTATCTCGAAGTGAGTGCACGAGTGGAACACGTTCGTGCCGCTGCATTGTATTAgcctgtacatatatatattgcttgAGGCCGTATCTTCGACTTTTGGGGAATCGAGCTCGCGTTTTTTCCTTGTTACTCGCTCCCTTGATCCTCATCGGAGCTCCTAGGTTCTCGAAATTTAGCTTGTTCATTGAGAAAATCGagttttaattgcatttttctttAGCCAGAAGTAAGTGAATTAGAGGAGAGCGGAAGAGGTGTATGTATAACCAGAAGATCGAGCACTAGAAAAGCTTTTTGCGACCACTCCGTCGCGTCTAACATCCGTCACGCTGATTTGACGAATATTCCACGATTGACTAACCGATATtagtatttatttcatcacttAGGGTAAGGCGAGGAGAATGCGAACGTTCGCTCCTCGAGATCTATCGTTTCTTCCGGAATAGTGATTTCTCTTTGTTTGTTGCGAGCGGGCGGAGAGTCGCATGTATGCGATATACGACGTAAGATAATTTATGCAATTGTTATGTATCGTGTCTCCTGCGCGCGGATTTGATGTATTACGCGCACCGCGTGCGCCGTAAATCGCGTGCAATATCTCCCTCTTTCTACAATTCAAGATTGCAAGAATTAGCCGGGAAAAACGGTTCCACCACGagtgcattatttatttatacaagttTGTAATTGTAACTTCTTCGATTTTTGAGGCGCGCGACTTACGGCTCATTCCGTGCGTTCTCTCGCAATTGATGACGGACGATGATTTCGTTGCCGAGGTTCGAGTGATCCCTCAACAGCATTGTTCTGGTATTAATAGAGCTTCAAACTATCCGCACAGAACAGCGATTTGAGGCGTCAATCAGTAAATAATccaatttgacaaaaattaattaatttgatttccataaaattgaaaggaaataaatccgataaataaaatcaacgaCGAAATCAACGTTCTCGCTCgttcatgttttatttaaacgaTTAGATCTGATTGAGAAATTGAGAAATTCTAGTCGCTTGCGTCCTGCGAAAAACTGTTCCGAACAGTGTGCGCTTGGTACTTTGCGCCAGATTTTGAAGGATTGCTCAACCACCGGGACAACTTGTCGCAACTCGAACGCGGGCGTTACGTCGGGTGTGGAAGCCATTTGAACACCGCCGCTTCCGCACCgtgcatgtatgtacatagaACCGAACTGCGCCTAATTGTatctatatatgtaattatttatgtgtatatTGTACCTCCGATTGTGCGCGTGCATTACGCAGCACTCTCTGTCCGGGTTGCCGAGTTCGATCCGGAGGAGTGGATTACACCGGATGACGTGCGATCATTCATCTGTCTCGTTTCGCTTGTAATTGTCGACGAACGTTAATAAAAGAAGGAATTCTGCACTTTGTTGTTCTCTGTTTTTTATTCACgtggattaaaaaaaaaacgaagtacAAAATGAAGCGATTAATTTTAGGACACCCCATAGTTCAGCTGCTTCGCGAGCGGGAACTTTTTCGGTGGAAAGAGACAGCATGATTGTTAGGCCTTGTCTCACTAACGTTG
Protein-coding sequences here:
- the LOC105277236 gene encoding WD repeat-containing protein 7 isoform X3, whose protein sequence is MTAGTSLVVPIVLWGRIAPTHCISCVYLSRDQKTLVTGCYDGQICLWQVDPETLKMTPRCLLVGHTAPIMCLSRASVVMEQNFIVSSSESGEMCTWDLVDGKCREAVKLNNVHTQMLPYVSAGGEDVRLFCSGYYPEVLVMDPFSLEVLFTLSSRVNPDWISALHVLRPAKRKDDVVLALTTTGTVKVWTLLGHENRNSEPLYEHESKQIRCLNALAMTCCPYNQRTVLIVCSKYWQIFDAGDFSVLCSITAPRGERWMAGDFLAADRVILWSDEGHGYLYKLPANKLKGKALSSSVADNKNFHTAGAEYDQPYLYCTLTQPGDKPLSCPPAMRLVTVQRQNKTLKYLLRGDSEGVVILWTVPEMTMQQLSQICQNDGSAPPALAPTIKTSLTAAWDAMKPPPVGILDQLDSGDGQGIKLTACIYLPQQSRLVVGREDGSIIIVPATQTVMLQLLHGNHQQYDDWPPHQVLLGHSGRVNCLLYPHGAAPRYDRTHLVSGSVDFAVCLWDLYAGTLIHRFCVHAGEITQLMVPPDNCSPRIQKCVCSVASDHSVTLLSLAERKCVVLASRHLFPVVTIKWRPLDDFMIVGCSDGAVYVWQMETGHLDRVLHGIIAEEVLYACDENTIAAAGGSAAGGELGLANPAVHFFRGLRHRNLSAIRHATQRGLHQLQQLHGGHGPDHGNQIKAKGSPLMIQGFRSNPKDPESHILFFDIEALIVQLLSDEYGAMSPGSLEAQGLISAAEYQKVAALTQSASPDAHKKIVDFFGRVKDKAGDVERILKEKDRHGILAKMKEGAENVHTKLQAKAESVGLKPSTFDGKGENWSNSDAAKNNLKRNGAFSEPNATMEVAQLLLSLLHAWGMDPDLDRVCEGKLGLLRPMVPVSFGVLSKGGYMSLLLPTWQTQLEPVGEPATQLEQRLPAELVRQERLTRAFTARAHWELSTTLTSNHLLAVVALANTLMSMNNATFVPEQERNRKMHRPGNRGAMSWNKTEEENEEMYTVQQAQIKQGWSLLATLHCVLLPDKVAVQGGAKTFKRPQVEMMARRWQHQCVEIREAAQALLLAELGRMGPKGRKALVDNWSQYLPMYSTQEPIAPQTQNQSSAPGSPVPPSESQPEEEDEEEELAEAEISIARKPSSVAELKRKQTTAVVLLGVIGAEFGQDVTTANQKRDNEQRRKSSIVEGFGIGNNNLARHTSMALTHLLHAPHSPKLPLHTALRRAAIDLIGRGFTVWEPYLDVSKVLLGLLEMCCDADKLVPSLTYGLPLTPQADTCRTARHALTLIATARPAAFITTMAREVARFNTLQQNAQTLNVNLGTSVLTRAKPEILRIVEQLIDKMQSEMSDLLVEVMDIILHCLDPGHLKMKPLNEVFPAVCRFNQVSHCPATRRIAVGGRNGQLALYELRGNVKCQTVPAHSAPVTALAFSPEGKFLVSYSCSENKLCFWQQTSSGMFGLGNSQTRCVKSYSTAPINDVARLNPMRLARLIWINNRTVTLMLADGSETRFNV
- the LOC105277236 gene encoding WD repeat-containing protein 7 isoform X4, which gives rise to MTAGTSLVVPIVLWGRIAPTHCISCVYLSRDQKTLVTGCYDGQICLWQVDPETLKMTPRCLLVGHTAPIMCLSRASVVMEQNFIVSSSESGEMCTWDLVDGKCREAVKLNNVHTQMLPYVSAGGEDVRLFCSGYYPEVLVMDPFSLEVLFTLSSRVNPDWISALHVLRPAKRKDDVVLALTTTGTVKVWTLLGHENRNSEPLYEHESKQIRCLNALAMTCCPYNQRTVLIVCSKYWQIFDAGDFSVLCSITAPRGERWMAGDFLAADRVILWSDEGHGYLYKLPANKLKGKALSSSVADNKNFHTAGAEYDQPYLYCTLTQPGDKPLSCPPAMRLVTVQRQNKTLKYLLRGDSEGVVILWTVPEMTMQQLSQICQNDGSAPPALAPTIKTSLTAAWDAMKPPPVGILDQLDSGDGQGIKLTACIYLPQQSRLVVGREDGSIIIVPATQTVMLQLLHGNHQQYDDWPPHQVLLGHSGRVNCLLYPHGAAPRYDRTHLVSGSVDFAVCLWDLYAGTLIHRFCVHAGEITQLMVPPDNCSPRIQKCVCSVASDHSVTLLSLAERKCVVLASRHLFPVVTIKWRPLDDFMIVGCSDGAVYVWQMETGHLDRVLHGIIAEEVLYACDENTIAAAGGSAAGGELGLANPAVHFFRGLRHRNLSAIRHATQRGLHQLQQLHGGHGPDHGNQIKAKGSPLMIQGFRSNPKDPESHILFFDIEALIVQLLSDEYGAMSPGSLEAQGLISAAEYQKVAALTQSASPDAHKKIVDFFGRVKDKAGDVERILKEKDRHGILAKMKEGAENVHTKLQAKAESVGLKPSTFDGKGENWSNSDAAKNNLKRNGAFSEPNATMEVAQLLLSLLHAWGMDPDLDRVCEGKLGLLRPMVPVSFGVLSKGGYMSLLLPTWQTQLEPVGEPATQLEQRLPAELVRQERLTRAFTARAHWELSTTLTSNHLLAVVALANTLMSMNNATFVPEQERNRKMHRPGNRGAMSWNKTEEENEEMYTVQQAQIKQGWSLLATLHCVLLPDKVAVQGGAKTFKRPQVEMMARRWQHQCVEIREAAQALLLAELGRMGPKGRKALVDNWSQYLPMYSTQEPIAPQTQNQSSAPGSPVPPSESQPEEEDEEEELAEEISIARKPSSVAELKRKQTTAVVLLGVIGAEFGQDVTTANQKRDNEQRRKSSIVEGFGIGNNNLARHTSMALTHLLHAPHSPKLPLHTALRRAAIDLIGRGFTVWEPYLDVSKVLLGLLEMCCDADKLVPSLTYGLPLTPQADTCRTARHALTLIATARPAAFITTMAREVARFNTLQQNAQTLNVNLGTSVLTRAKPEILRIVEQLIDKMQSEMSDLLVEVMDIILHCLDPGHLKMKPLNEVFPAVCRFNQVSHCPATRRIAVGGRNGQLALYELRGNVKCQTVPAHSAPVTALAFSPEGKFLVSYSCSENKLCFWQQTSSGMFGLGNSQTRCVKSYSTAPINDVARLNPMRLARLIWINNRTVTLMLADGSETRFNV
- the LOC105277236 gene encoding WD repeat-containing protein 7 isoform X9, with amino-acid sequence MTAGTSLVVPIVLWGRIAPTHCISCVYLSRDQKTLVTGCYDGQICLWQVDPETLKMTPRCLLVGHTAPIMCLSRASVVMEQNFIVSSSESGEMCTWDLVDGKCREAVKLNNVHTQMLPYVSAGGEDVRLFCSGYYPEVLVMDPFSLEVLFTLSSRVNPDWISALHVLRPAKRKDDVVLALTTTGTVKVWTLLGHENRNSEPLYEHESKQIRCLNALAMTCCPYNQRTVLIVCSKYWQIFDAGDFSVLCSITAPRGERWMAGDFLAADRVILWSDEGHGYLYKLPANSVADNKNFHTAGAEYDQPYLYCTLTQPGDKPLSCPPAMRLVTVQRQNKTLKYLLRGDSEGVVILWTVPEMTMQQLSQICQNDGSAPPALAPTIKTSLTAAWDAMKPPPVGILDQLDSGDGQGIKLTACIYLPQQSRLVVGREDGSIIIVPATQTVMLQLLHGNHQQYDDWPPHQVLLGHSGRVNCLLYPHGAAPRYDRTHLVSGSVDFAVCLWDLYAGTLIHRFCVHAGEITQLMVPPDNCSPRIQKCVCSVASDHSVTLLSLAERKCVVLASRHLFPVVTIKWRPLDDFMIVGCSDGAVYVWQMETGHLDRVLHGIIAEEVLYACDENTIAAAGGSAAGGELGLANPAVHFFRGLRHRNLSAIRHATQRGLHQLQQLHGGHGPDHGNQIKAKGSPLMIQGFRSNPKDPESHILFFDIEALIVQLLSDEYGAMSPGSLEAQGLISAAEYQKVAALTQSASPDAHKKIVDFFGRVKDKAGDVERILKEKDRHGILAKMKEGAENVHTKLQAKAESVGLKPSTFDGKGENWSNSDAAKNNLKRNGAFSEPNATMEVAQLLLSLLHAWGMDPDLDRVCEGKLGLLRPMVPVSFGVLSKGGYMSLLLPTWQTQLEPVGEPATQLEQRLPAELVRQERLTRAFTARAHWELSTTLTSNHLLAVVALANTLMSMNNATFVPEQERNRKMHRPGNRGAMSWNKTEEENEEMYTVQQAQIKQGWSLLATLHCVLLPDKVAVQGGAKTFKRPQVEMMARRWQHQCVEIREAAQALLLAELGRMGPKGRKALVDNWSQYLPMYSTQEPIAPQTQNQSSAPGSPVPPSESQPEEEDEEEELAEEISIARKPSSVAELKRKQTTAVVLLGVIGAEFGQDVTTANQKRDNEQRRKSSIVEGFGIGNNNLARHTSMALTHLLHAPHSPKLPLHTALRRAAIDLIGRGFTVWEPYLDVSKVLLGLLEMCCDADKLVPSLTYGLPLTPQADTCRTARHALTLIATARPAAFITTMAREVARFNTLQQNAQTLNVNLGTSVLTRAKPEILRIVEQLIDKMQSEMSDLLVEVMDIILHCLDPGHLKMKPLNEVFPAVCRFNQVSHCPATRRIAVGGRNGQLALYELRGNVKCQTVPAHSAPVTALAFSPEGKFLVSYSCSENKLCFWQQTSSGMFGLGNSQTRCVKSYSTAPINDVARLNPMRLARLIWINNRTVTLMLADGSETRFNV
- the LOC105277236 gene encoding WD repeat-containing protein 7 isoform X7, with protein sequence MTAGTSLVVPIVLWGRIAPTHCISCVYLSRDQKTLVTGCYDGQICLWQVDPETLKMTPRCLLVGHTAPIMCLSRASVVMEQNFIVSSSESGEMCTWDLVDGKCREAVKLNNVHTQMLPYVSAGGEDVRLFCSGYYPEVLVMDPFSLEVLFTLSSRVNPDWISALHVLRPAKRKDDVVLALTTTGTVKVWTLLGHENRNSEPLYEHESKQIRCLNALAMTCCPYNQRTVLIVCSKYWQIFDAGDFSVLCSITAPRGERWMAGDFLAADRVILWSDEGHGYLYKLPAKILVQLDSKLKGKALSSSVADNKNFHTAGAEYDQPYLYCTLTQPGDKPLSCPPAMRLVTVQRQNKTLKYLLRGDSEGVVILWTVPEMTMQQLSQICQNDGSAPPALAPTIKTSLTAAWDAMKPPPVGILDQLDSGDGQGIKLTACIYLPQQSRLVVGREDGSIIIVPATQTVMLQLLHGNHQQYDDWPPHQVLLGHSGRVNCLLYPHGAAPRYDRTHLVSGSVDFAVCLWDLYAGTLIHRFCVHAGEITQLMVPPDNCSPRIQKCVCSVASDHSVTLLSLAERKCVVLASRHLFPVVTIKWRPLDDFMIVGCSDGAVYVWQMETGHLDRVLHGIIAEEVLYACDENTIAAAGGSAAGGELGLANPAVHFFRGLRHRNLSAIRHATQRGLHQLQQLHGGHGPDHGNQIKAKGSPLMIQGFRSNPKDPESHILFFDIEALIVQLLSDEYGAMSPGSLEAQGLISAAEYQKVAALTQSASPDAHKKIVGILAKMKEGAENVHTKLQAKAESVGLKPSTFDGKGENWSNSDAAKNNLKRNGAFSEPNATMEVAQLLLSLLHAWGMDPDLDRVCEGKLGLLRPMVPVSFGVLSKGGYMSLLLPTWQTQLEPVGEPATQLEQRLPAELVRQERLTRAFTARAHWELSTTLTSNHLLAVVALANTLMSMNNATFVPEQERNRKMHRPGNRGAMSWNKTEEENEEMYTVQQAQIKQGWSLLATLHCVLLPDKVAVQGGAKTFKRPQVEMMARRWQHQCVEIREAAQALLLAELGRMGPKGRKALVDNWSQYLPMYSTQEPIAPQTQNQSSAPGSPVPPSESQPEEEDEEEELAEAEISIARKPSSVAELKRKQTTAVVLLGVIGAEFGQDVTTANQKRDNEQRRKSSIVEGFGIGNNNLARHTSMALTHLLHAPHSPKLPLHTALRRAAIDLIGRGFTVWEPYLDVSKVLLGLLEMCCDADKLVPSLTYGLPLTPQADTCRTARHALTLIATARPAAFITTMAREVARFNTLQQNAQTLNVNLGTSVLTRAKPEILRIVEQLIDKMQSEMSDLLVEVMDIILHCLDPGHLKMKPLNEVFPAVCRFNQVSHCPATRRIAVGGRNGQLALYELRGNVKCQTVPAHSAPVTALAFSPEGKFLVSYSCSENKLCFWQQTSSGMFGLGNSQTRCVKSYSTAPINDVARLNPMRLARLIWINNRTVTLMLADGSETRFNV